In the Desulfuromonas sp. genome, CTTGCGCCCTTTAATATAAAGAATGCCCGAGTTCCTGGTGTTGTGCATCAGCTGGATGACATCAACGATAGGGAGATCTTCAAGGTCGCCTTTAAATGACATTGTTTACTAAACCCCGACAGGTAATAAATAAACGAAAAGGGGCAGGATAGCATTGCCTGCACATCTGCCCCTCCAAAAATAAAACATTTCCTATTTAACTCGAAAAAGCGAGAAAATTCAAGACTTTCTGAATATTTTTTCGGGCCCTGTCAAGACCGTTAAAAACTGGGCAGAAGGTTCAATTGATATTCGCCGTTAAGCCGCTTGATTTTATCACCGAAACCGATACCTGACAAAATCAAGCAACAGCTCGAAACAACCTGTCTTAACCTACTTTTTCCGTCGCCCCTGGCCGAAAAGGACTCCTTTGCTCTTGTCATTAACAGTTGAATCAGTATTGACTTCGTTGCCTCTGGCGTATGCCCGAATAACCGCGGGACGATGACGAATCGCCTCAAACCACCGCTTGACGTGCGGGAAATCGTCGAGATCCTGCCCCTGTTTGTCATGCGAAACAACCCAGGGATAGGTCGCCATGTCGGCAATAGAGTAGTCATCGGCAATAAATTCGCGACCTTCCAGGCGTTCATCTAGCACGCCATAAAGCCGTTCGGTCTCGAGCAGGTAACGGTTGCATGCGTATTCGATATGCTCCGGAGCATATTGATTGAAATGATGGTTCTGTCCAAGCATCGGCCCGAAACCACCC is a window encoding:
- a CDS encoding thiol:disulfide oxidoreductase; protein product: MIDLYFWTTPNGYKVSIFLEEANLPYHLVPVHIGRGDQFKPDFLAISPNNKIPAIVDHKPVDAGEPISVFESGAILLYLAEKTGQFLPIEVRPRKEVVAWLMWQMGGFGPMLGQNHHFNQYAPEHIEYACNRYLLETERLYGVLDERLEGREFIADDYSIADMATYPWVVSHDKQGQDLDDFPHVKRWFEAIRHRPAVIRAYARGNEVNTDSTVNDKSKGVLFGQGRRKK